The region TTCCTCCAATCCTGGCAAATGCTGTAACGATGTTTTTTGCATAATGGGCATGGACCTCGAGAAATTCTTCATTGTCAACAAGTTTGCGAATGATCTCTTTTACATCGTACCCATACTTTGGATTTTCAGGCAGGAGCTCTATGAGTTCCGGTATCTCCGCAATTTCCCGTTCTTCTTTAATAAAGGGTTCTTCTGCACTGTTTTGTGGCATATAAGATAGAAGCTTTCTTACAAGCAACATAGCTGAGGAATCATCATTAGCAATGAAATGAGCCACACCGCTTTTGCTATTGTGAACAAAAGCACCCCCAAGTGCTTCTTTGTCTATTTCTTCGCCCGTAACTGCTCTTATGACCTGAGGGCCTGTTATGAACATCTGTGAATTATTCTCCACCATGATTATGAAATCAGTAATCGCAGGTGAGTACACCGCACCACCTGCACATGGACCGGCAATAACTGTAATCTGTGGAACAACACCGGATGCCAGGGTATTCCGGTAAAAAATACCGCCGTATCCATAGAGTGAATCAACACCCTCCTGTATCCGGGCTCCTCCGGAATCATTTATTCCGATAATGGGAATTCCAAGCTTTAAAGCCATATCCTGTAGCTTCATTATTTTCTTCGCATGCATTTCCCCCAGAGAGCCTCCCTGTACTGTAAAATCCTGGGAGAAAACAGCAACCTTTCTTCCATCAATTTCTCCTATCCCTGTTATCACTCCATCACAGGGAAATTCTTTCTTATCCAGCCCGAAGTAAATGGAGCGATGCTTGACGAATTTGTCTATCTCTTCAAAGCTGTCTGGATCACACAGCTTCTCGATCCTTTCTCTGGCAGTGAGTTTACCAGCATCATGTTGCTTTTTGATTCGTTCTTCTCCCCCGCCAAGGGAGATTTTTTTATCAAGTTCATGGTATTTTTTCAGGCTTTCCCTCATACTTCACCTCCGCATATCAATGCTTTCCTTCAACAAGTTCAACCAGTACACCACCTGTTGTTTTAGGATGTAAAAAGACGATTTTAACTCCGCCAGCTCCGATAGAGGGTTCTTTGCTCAGCGGTTGAAATCCCATTGAAATGGCTTTTTCAATGGCTTCTGCTATATTGTCCACATGGTATGCAATGTGATGTATTCCTTCCCCTCTCTTTTCAAGAAATCTGGAAATCTCACTATCGCTTCTGATCGGTTCAAGAAGTTCTATTCTCGTATCGCCGACTTTCAAAAATGCTACTTTAAGTCCTCTTTCGGATAATTCTTCAATGCCATGCAGTTCAAGCCCAAGAAAAGATCTGTAAAAATCGAGTTTTTCTTCAATAGATCTCACAACTATTCCTATGTGATCGACTCTGTCAGTCCTCACTGTTATCAACCTCCCATGAAGTTTTGCAATTCGCTGGCAAGTTTATCTAAGGCTTCGTCGGGAAGATCTTTCAGCTCTTGAAATATGGTGTTCAATTTCTTAAAACGCCTTCTCTTCTCCCGCTTTTCATTTATTTTGCCTGATTCTTTCATAAAGCGTAATTCTTTTTCTACCAATTGGACAAGTTCTTCAAGATTTGTGCCTTTGACTGCGTCGGTGAGTATCACGTCTTTTTGATTCTTAGAGAACTCTAAGATCGCCTCTATTCTGCTTTTTAACCTGAAAGCCCCTTCCACATCCATTTTATTCACCACGTATATATCTCCTATTTCCATAATCCCGGCTTTAAGCATTTGAATTTCGTCACCCAACCCGGGGGCAAGAACAAGTAACACAATATCAGCAAGATTTGATATGTCAGTTTCTGATTGGCCTGCTCCAACGGTTTCAACGAGTATTTTTCTAAATCCACAACGCCCCAGCAGCTCAACAGCATCATATATTGAAGGGCTCAGCCCACCAAGTTTTCCCCTGCTGGCCATAGAGCGTATGTAGACATTATCATTTCTACTTGCCCTTTTCATTCTAATTCTATCACCGAGAAAAGCACCCCCAGTAAAGGGACTTGAGGGGTCAACGGCTATTATGCCCACCTTTTCTTTCTCTGAATAAATTGAGGCCAGTCTATCTGTAAGCGTTGATTTCCCAGCTCCCGGGCTTCCGGTTAAGCCTATAACATCATAATCGCAATCGGTAAGAGCATTGATTATCTCTTTCGCTTTAATGGGGTCATTTTCTATTAGCGTAAGCGCCTTCGAAATTTCCCTTATATCACCTGTTTTAAGTCCTTTTACAGAGAGTTCTGTCATTTCACCCTTTTCCTTATGCTATCAATTATTTTTTCAAGAGATGTTCCAGGGCCAAAGACTTCGAAAATGCCGATTCTTTTAAGCTCTTCTGCGTCATCTTCAGGAATTATACCACCAACAAAAATAGGCTTATCGGCGATTCCATATTGCTTCATGAAATCCAGAACACGCGGACAAAGCTTCATATGAGCCCCGGAAAGTATTGAAAGTCCGACGATATCAACATCCTCCTGTAATGCTGCTTTTGCAATGTCTTCGGGGGATTGTCTGAGACCGGTATATATTACCTCCATACCAGCATCCCTCAAAGCCATAGCAACAACTTTGGCGCCACGATCATGACCATCTAACCCGGGCTTAGCTATCAGGACCTTTATCTTTTTTTCCATTCCTCTCACTCCCTCTTATAGAATAACAGCTTCCGTGTATTCGCCAAAGACCTCTCTCAAGACATTGGAAATTTCTCCGATAGTAGCATAGGCTTTTACTGCCTTCACAATGTAAGGCATAAGGTTTTCATTCTCATTCAAAGCGGCTTTTTTAAGTTGTTCCAAACTCTGGCGAACTTCATTGTTATTCCTTCTTTCTTTGAGCTTTTTTAATCTAATTTTCTGCTTATCTTCCAGCTCTGGATTGACTTTCAATACTTTTGTAGGTTTATCTTCTTCCGTGGTGAATTTGTTTACACCAACTATTATTTGCTCTCCCTTTTCAATTTCGAGTTGAGTTTTATAAGCGGCATTGAGAATTTCTTTCTGAACATATCCATCTTCTATGGCTCGCACCATGCCCCCCAATTCATCAATCTTCTTCAAATATTCAAAGGCTTTCTTTTCCACTTCATCGGTTAAGTGTTCTATAAAATAAGAACCACCGAGACCATCGATCACATCAGCTACCCCTGTCTCATGAGCTATGATCTGCTGTGTCCTCAAAGCGATTGTGACCGATTCTTCAGTGGGCAAGCCAAGAGCTTCGTCGAAGGAATTTGTGTGCAGCGACTGCGTTCCACCAAGCACGGCTGCAAGAGCCTGGAATGCTACTCTCACGATATTGTTCATTGGCTGCTGGGCGGTAAGGGTGGAACCTCCAGTCTGAGTGTGGAACCTGAGTTTAAGGGCTTTACTGTCTGTTACTCCAAAGCGTTCTTTCATTATTTTCGCCCAGAGCCTTCTCGCGCTTCTAAACTTGGCAATTTCTTCGAAGAAATTATTATGAGCATTGAAGAAGAATGATAACCTCTTTCCAAAGATGTTGGGGTCGAGTCCAGCTTTTATTGCAGCTTCAACATAAGCTATTCCGTTCGCCAGCGTGAAAGCCACTTCCTGGATTGCATTCGCTCCAGCTTCTCTTATATGATATCCGCTTATGCTTATGGTATTGAATTCTGGCAGATATTTAGAGCAGTATTCAAATATGTTGGTTATAATCCTCATAGAAGGATTCGGCGGGAAAATGTAAGTGCCCCTGGCGATATATTCTTTGAGAATATCGTTCTGTATTGTCCCTTTTAGTTTTTCAGGCGGTACACCCTGCTTTTCAGCGACGGCAATATACATAGCCAGCAATATAGCAGCTGTTGAGTTAATGGTCATTGAAGTGCTTACCCTGTCCAGGGGGATTTCGTCAAAGAGAATTTCCATGTCTTCCAGAGAATCGATGGCGACTCCAACTTTCCCCACTTCTCCTTCAGCCATGGGATCATCTGAATCGTACCCTATCTGTGTCGGTAAGTCAAAAGCAATAGATAACCCGGTTTGCCCTTGTGAAAGAAGATATCTGTATCTCTTATTGGATTCTTCAGCGGTGCCAAATCCAGCATACTGCCTCATGGTCCAGAAACGACCGCGATACATGGTAGGCTGAACCCCTCTTGTATAAGGATATTCTCCGGGGAAACCGAGTTGATCGATATAGTCAAATTCGGGGATATCTAATGGGGTGTAAACATGTTTAACTTCAGTACCTGAAGATGTTTCAAAACGTTCCTTTCTCTCTGGAAATCTTTTCAGTACAGGTTTTAGTGTTTTTTCTTTCCAATTAGTCTCCGCTGATTTGATTTTTTCCAGTCGAGCCTTGTCTCCCATTTTCATCCCTCCCAATATGTTCTGTTACAAAGCTAAATCATAAACGAACTTTCGTCAACGGGTCAATGAATCTATTATCACTGAATATTGCAATTTTACTCCAGCTCTTCTTTGATTTTCCCGCGCATTGGCCGTTTATTGGAAACTGCTTAGCAGTCTGTTAAAATTTTTCTGAACAGAAGAGATTCGAAGTCTGTCATAATGATGTAAAATGTAAATAGTCGGAGGTGGTTCTATTGAAAAGGGGTATTATGTTCTTTCTATTTTTTCTGTCGGCAATCGTTGCTTTTGCTTCAATTGAAGAACTTGCCACAAAAATCCCTTCTTCAGCCTTAAATGTTCTTCTTGTGGAGGACCTTAAAGGCAATTATGAAAACCTGAAAGGTACAACTCTCGGTGATGTGCTCTTAAACCAGCTGGCACTTGACCAAATTGCTGCTCAATATATCGAAATGGCCGCCTATAACAATGGTCAAGACCCCCAGGTGATTTATAGCATTTTTTCGTCGAACCTCGCTGCGGCGAATTGGAGCTCGGAGTCGGGCTCAAAAAGCATTGTTATTCTTGGTCCCATTGAAAAAGCGGAAAATGCCAGGAAAGCAATTGAAAGCGTTCTCCCACAGTTTCTACCTGAAAACTTCAATTTAAATATCGCTACCGACGGAAAATATCTTTATATAGGTGATGTAGACGCTTATTCCAGAACGGAAAAAGGCTATCAGATTTCTATTATTAACGAGCTTCCAGAAGGCTTTATGTATATTGTGGGTGGCGATGAAGAATTCAGCCAGAAAGTGGTTCTTTACTTTGAAGACAATTACCTTAAAGGTGACGGAATATTATCAGCAAAAACGCAACAAGCTTCTGAAAAACTCCGTGCCCTTTTTGAAGGTGCATCAGTTGAAAAGCTGGAAGCAGCTCCGAGGTTTTCCTTCGCCACAATTTCCCTTAAAGCGAATTCAATAGAAGAAGCAGAGAGCTTATTGATGGATAGGTTCAATCTTTCTCTCACCACAGACACTGTTCAAGCGTTGTCAAAGGATTTTCTCGATAAAATTTCAGGGAAGCTAACCGGGGAACTTCTCGTAGATGTTGAGCTTGATATAGATGCGCTCTTGAATAGCTTTATGAGCATGCAGATGGGTGATGCCAATACAACAGAAGATACGACCTCTGTTCCTCCGTTAAAGCTGGTAAGCAAGATGGGTTTTAACGGGAACTTTGAAGAGTTGCTTTCTCTCATGGAGGAAGCGGGAGTTCCATACACAGCTGAAGGAAACGTTGCAAAGACCGAGCAAAACATGTATATATGGATTGATGGAGGCTATATTGTGTCCAGTCTTGCAAATAAAGATGAAACAGACAGCTGGCTTCAACACATGACCCCACTAAAGGATAATCCTGTATTTACACAGTTTTCCAGGGGAGTTCCCGCCGAACACTCCTTTTCGCTATTTATAGACGCTGGAATTGCTTTAAGTGCCTTAATGGGTACTGAAGTGGAAAGTGGAATAGCGGCTTTTTCATGGTATTCATATGATGATAATGCACTAAAGGGAAAATTCATAATCAAATAAAAAAAGCCCCGGAAGCCTTAGCGGAGCGTCGGGGCAATGAACATCTCGCAACAAAATTATACCATCTTAAACCATAGATAGTCAAGTGTATACTATACTGGATTTTAGATGTTTCGAATTCCATTAAAAAAGTCACCCTTTTCGGGTGACTTTTTGATTTATGAATCTTTAAAATGACCACTTCGTGCCATCAGGAGTATCCATCAACTTTATTCCAAGTTCCATAAGCCTGCCTCTTATCTCATCAGATTTCTCATAGTTCTTCTCTTTCCTGAATTGACTCCTGAGGTCAATGAGTATTTTCACAAGACCGTCAATATCAAAGTGATTGCTTTCCGGAAGTTCAAATATCCCCAGAACCGGCCCGAATTCATTCCTGACAAGATGAAAAGCCTCAAGCTTTCGCAATTCATCAGAAGCATTGGCGACTTCATTTATCATTTCAAAAATCAGCGCAAGGGCTTTTGGAGTATTGAAGTCATCATCGAGAT is a window of Kosmotoga arenicorallina S304 DNA encoding:
- a CDS encoding acyl-CoA carboxylase subunit beta; translation: MRESLKKYHELDKKISLGGGEERIKKQHDAGKLTARERIEKLCDPDSFEEIDKFVKHRSIYFGLDKKEFPCDGVITGIGEIDGRKVAVFSQDFTVQGGSLGEMHAKKIMKLQDMALKLGIPIIGINDSGGARIQEGVDSLYGYGGIFYRNTLASGVVPQITVIAGPCAGGAVYSPAITDFIIMVENNSQMFITGPQVIRAVTGEEIDKEALGGAFVHNSKSGVAHFIANDDSSAMLLVRKLLSYMPQNSAEEPFIKEEREIAEIPELIELLPENPKYGYDVKEIIRKLVDNEEFLEVHAHYAKNIVTAFARIGGRPVGIVANQPAVLAGVLDIDASDKAARFIRFLDGFNIPIITLVDTPGFLPGVSQEHGGIIRHGAKLLYAYSEATVPKITIILRKAYGGAYIAMGSQHLGADMVFAWPDAEIAVMGSEGAANIIFRKEIQNSPEPEKTRAEKIEEYKKMFANPYAAASRGYIEEVIDPKDSRIKIYNALEILQSKMEGRPNKKHGNIPL
- the mce gene encoding methylmalonyl-CoA epimerase encodes the protein MRTDRVDHIGIVVRSIEEKLDFYRSFLGLELHGIEELSERGLKVAFLKVGDTRIELLEPIRSDSEISRFLEKRGEGIHHIAYHVDNIAEAIEKAISMGFQPLSKEPSIGAGGVKIVFLHPKTTGGVLVELVEGKH
- the meaB gene encoding methylmalonyl Co-A mutase-associated GTPase MeaB produces the protein MTELSVKGLKTGDIREISKALTLIENDPIKAKEIINALTDCDYDVIGLTGSPGAGKSTLTDRLASIYSEKEKVGIIAVDPSSPFTGGAFLGDRIRMKRASRNDNVYIRSMASRGKLGGLSPSIYDAVELLGRCGFRKILVETVGAGQSETDISNLADIVLLVLAPGLGDEIQMLKAGIMEIGDIYVVNKMDVEGAFRLKSRIEAILEFSKNQKDVILTDAVKGTNLEELVQLVEKELRFMKESGKINEKREKRRRFKKLNTIFQELKDLPDEALDKLASELQNFMGG
- a CDS encoding cobalamin B12-binding domain-containing protein, with translation MEKKIKVLIAKPGLDGHDRGAKVVAMALRDAGMEVIYTGLRQSPEDIAKAALQEDVDIVGLSILSGAHMKLCPRVLDFMKQYGIADKPIFVGGIIPEDDAEELKRIGIFEVFGPGTSLEKIIDSIRKRVK
- a CDS encoding acyl-CoA mutase large subunit family protein — protein: MGDKARLEKIKSAETNWKEKTLKPVLKRFPERKERFETSSGTEVKHVYTPLDIPEFDYIDQLGFPGEYPYTRGVQPTMYRGRFWTMRQYAGFGTAEESNKRYRYLLSQGQTGLSIAFDLPTQIGYDSDDPMAEGEVGKVGVAIDSLEDMEILFDEIPLDRVSTSMTINSTAAILLAMYIAVAEKQGVPPEKLKGTIQNDILKEYIARGTYIFPPNPSMRIITNIFEYCSKYLPEFNTISISGYHIREAGANAIQEVAFTLANGIAYVEAAIKAGLDPNIFGKRLSFFFNAHNNFFEEIAKFRSARRLWAKIMKERFGVTDSKALKLRFHTQTGGSTLTAQQPMNNIVRVAFQALAAVLGGTQSLHTNSFDEALGLPTEESVTIALRTQQIIAHETGVADVIDGLGGSYFIEHLTDEVEKKAFEYLKKIDELGGMVRAIEDGYVQKEILNAAYKTQLEIEKGEQIIVGVNKFTTEEDKPTKVLKVNPELEDKQKIRLKKLKERRNNNEVRQSLEQLKKAALNENENLMPYIVKAVKAYATIGEISNVLREVFGEYTEAVIL